TCTGCGGCTCGTGGTATTTCCTTTCCCCATGCTAAACATATAATAGTTGAACTACCAAGATTTCAGATAGAAAATAACCTGATGGAGATCATTCAGGTAATTTATAGAGGTAGAGGTGAGTTTGGTGAGGGACAAAATAACGATCGCGCTTGTAAGAAAATAACAGTTTACATTATTGAACAAGTTTTTACAAATACACCTAATAATCAACAAAGTAACAGCACCCGCGCCGCGAATTTAATAGGTTCTCTACTCGTGTTGCGAGCAGCAGTAATGACACGAATTTTGGGCGCTGGAAATTTAGGTGGACGCAACATAGCTATGATTCCCGTCGGTGGTAAAGCGATATATTCAAGCGGGGAGACTTTCAGCACTCGGATTAAATCTTTGATGCAGTTACTACGAAGTCACCAGCGATTGCATCCAGATGACCTGAACGTTAAACTTGTTTTTGAAAATCTGTCTACCTTATTTAAGTCATCTGAGTTTCTAATTCAACCTCCTCGCGTCTCTAATTCTTCTGTTGTCCAACAGCAAGCTAGAAAAAAAATTAGCTTGCTGTCCTTATTAGAGCTAGGAGTAGATTTTTTATTTGACCAATGTTCCTGTATGGCGGAATTGTTAGAAATAGAACTTAACCCACAGGTTTACATGGATGGTTCATTGTTGATTATTCCAATGAATAATTATACTGTAACATCACGTTACAGTATAGATCCTTATTCTCAAATTCGCTCTTATATAACAACTAATTTTAGGAATGCACTAAAAAATATCAGTCAAGGTGATTATTCAGGAAATATCAAAAATGAAATTTTGTTTACCATCGATTTTATAGAACATTTACTACAAAATGAGGGTAACACTCAGCAAATAAGCGACTCTAGTAATTTTAGCGATCAATACTTAGCTATTCCCATACATTTTTTGTTAAAGGATAAAATTCTTCAATCCTCATTTATAGGAGATGAAAATTCTCCTATGAGTTATGATTTTCGTATTTTATTAGAGCGTTATATTAAAGCTTTGTACCCTGCTAATGATTTTCTTCCCATTGGTAATGGTTACCCTGATTTTCCTTGGGTAATTTTTAAAAGTTACGATTTAGCACAAATTCGTCGCAGTTTGTTTAAAGCAAATTACTTTCTTAACTCTCGCTCCCTAAATCTTCTCAATCTGATTTTGTCACGTCAATAGAGTCACAACTAGAGAGTAAAGTCGATTTCATATTTAAATTAATGTTATATGTAAGTTTGTTGGTTAGGCTTATAGCAATTTCAGGTTAATAGACCACATTTGTAGGGTTCTTGAATGCACGGGCGGGGACGCCCGTACCACAAGAGGATATTTCTGTATTACAAGAGGATATATCTTTAACACAAGCGGATATTCCTTACTTTTATCCGGGCTGTAGAACATAAACACCCAATATATCCATCGGTAATTGCGGTGTAACCCGAACTTGTCCTTCTTTAGTAATTGCTCTAACTCGCCTGTGACTTTGTAAAAGTTCTTGCGCTCTTTGTTGAGCAAACTGTTCTAAACCGGGTTGTAGTTCTTCTAGTTCTTCCAACAATTCCGCAATTTCTCTCTGTTTAGAAGCTTTGTTAATGTCACTCACCGGAATTGCTTGCTCTAACAATAACCTTGCTTCTTCTTGCGATAACCAAGTTGGATTCGATGGGGAATCGGTAAAACCAATGACAGCGCATTCTTCTGCTAACATAGATGTGCGTTCGCGAAGCGGCTGCTTGGCAGCATCGCTCTTAGCGCAAGCCGTACCCGGCTTATCGCGTATTTCTACACCACGTCTCGAATCTAACAAATGTCGCAACCTAACCAATAACAACGTTGTCCGCTTTTGTACGGCATCTGTTACAGTAAAGCCACACCGGGCTGCTATGGGTTCTTTAGTGTTGGAAAGTGCTTCTTCTAAAATGTAACTTGCCAAACCTTCTACTAAAGGATGGTTCCGCCCAATGTATTCCACGCCGAACGGTGCAGGGGTTGTAAAGGTTAGCAAACGCGGTTTGTCTCCTAAAGATAGTTTGAGAAAACTCGGTATTTCTGGGAGTGACCAACCTTGTTTTTTCTTGGTAAAAGAAATATTCATGCGATCGCATGCCAACTTCACAAACCTTTCGACATCTTCCTCAGCCCCTAAAATCCTATCCGAGTCAACCAACTCTTGTTGGACTTGTTCTGGTTTGATAGCACGTTGAGCAAAACGAGTCCGGCTAATTTTCTCCCGTTCTACAGCTTTATCCCAACTGTTGTGAACTTGCTCAACAGAAGAATCTTCTTGAGACAGTAAATCCAACAAAGATAGCTGAACAGCATCAGTTGCACGGTCAAATAAAGACTTAAACACCGCCTCTGCTACAGTAGTACTATCCATGGGTACGGGAACGGTAATTCCCAAAGTCTTGTGAATCTGTACGGCTTTGCGGATGAGAACTTCTAAGACTGCTCCATCTACGGGATTATCCTGACCGTAAAGTAAACAACATTTCACTTGCTCTGCTGTTTGTCCATAGCGGTCTATACGTCCTTCCCGTTGTTCCAAACGGTTGGGATTCCAAGGTAGATCGTAGTGAATTGCTGAATTAAAGTGTGTTTGTAAGTTCACTCCTTCACTCAAACAATCGGTAGCAACTAGTACACGTTGGGGATAAGATTTCAATTCTTCAAGGCGGATTTCCCGTTCATCTTCCGAGAGTTCTCCTGTAATAGCAATAACTCTCACCTGACTGTGTTTTTTCTCCAGTTTTTGCTTGAGTGCATCTGCAACATAATTAGTTGTGGTGATATACCGACACCAAATAATCGGATTCATCTCAACAGAAAGCAAAGACTCCACTGTCTCGATACAAGATTGCAATTTTTGGTCTTTATCGCCTCGTAACTTTTCCGCAGCTTGTACAAAAGCCCTCAGTTTCTTTTTGTCTGCATCCTTATAACTTTGCTGTCCTTGTTCCATCACCACAGTCGGCGATGCATCAACAGCCTGTTCTTGTTCTGTGGAATCGTAAACGTAAGCACTCATCAAGCCTTCGTCTAATTCCGTCAGTAAGTTATTGCCATCCCCTTTCCCAACTTGACGGTTTAAAGTTGCTATTGCAGCCGCAGGAGAAGACATGACGCAACGAATTAACGCCAACGCCGACCAATACCTTCCTCGACGTTGGGCGTGGCTCATGTCGGCTGTTGTATTTTTTACCAATCCACGAGCAAAATTATAGACATCCTCAAATAGTTCTTTATACTCCTTCGATAACTTGTAATGTTGTTCCTGTGATTCTCGTTCTGGAAAAGGAGTTTCATTTCCCAACCACAGTTTCACATCCGCCCGTCGTCGTTGAACAAAATGGCTAGCTAATTTGTCTCGTTCTTTCTCGGTTAAGCAGTCTAAATCAAAACTTTCAAATTCCGGTACGAGTAACCCTAGCAGTGACAAAAAAGCTGATTCAATACCACTATGAGGAGTTGCAGTCAGCAGAAGTAAATGCCGTTGTTGTTTTTGAGCAATTTCTTGAACGAGTTGGTGGCGTTGCTGTTGGGATGTAGTTTTTGTATGAGGATGGGCGCAAGTGTGTGCTTCATCCACAATCACTAAATCCGGACAGTGAGCGATAAAACTAGCACGACGGCGTTCTGCTTTTGCGTAATCGAGACTTACAATAATGTAACGATAATAACTAAAAATACACGTATTATTTGGTACGTTGCGTTCCAACTGGGAAGCCGTACCGGAACGTATAACGACTGCATCAATATGAAATTTTTCCCTTAATTCTTGCTGCCATTGATCGCACAAGTGAGGCGGACACAACACTGCTATTCGCTTGACTTCACCCCGATCCAAAAGTTCCCGTGCAATTAACCCGGCTTCAATGGTTTTGCCAATTCCTACATCATCCGCAATCAACAGCCGCACC
This genomic interval from Scytonema hofmannii PCC 7110 contains the following:
- a CDS encoding helicase-related protein; protein product: MTETINPTPGSIVTSRDRQWVVIPSENQEVVRLRSLSGNEDEIVGIYQKLWEQGLETIKPATFPLPKSEQVKDHSAALLLMDAARMQLRSGAGPFRCLGRLSLRPRPYQLVPLLMALRLETVRLLIADDVGIGKTIEAGLIARELLDRGEVKRIAVLCPPHLCDQWQQELREKFHIDAVVIRSGTASQLERNVPNNTCIFSYYRYIIVSLDYAKAERRRASFIAHCPDLVIVDEAHTCAHPHTKTTSQQQRHQLVQEIAQKQQRHLLLLTATPHSGIESAFLSLLGLLVPEFESFDLDCLTEKERDKLASHFVQRRRADVKLWLGNETPFPERESQEQHYKLSKEYKELFEDVYNFARGLVKNTTADMSHAQRRGRYWSALALIRCVMSSPAAAIATLNRQVGKGDGNNLLTELDEGLMSAYVYDSTEQEQAVDASPTVVMEQGQQSYKDADKKKLRAFVQAAEKLRGDKDQKLQSCIETVESLLSVEMNPIIWCRYITTTNYVADALKQKLEKKHSQVRVIAITGELSEDEREIRLEELKSYPQRVLVATDCLSEGVNLQTHFNSAIHYDLPWNPNRLEQREGRIDRYGQTAEQVKCCLLYGQDNPVDGAVLEVLIRKAVQIHKTLGITVPVPMDSTTVAEAVFKSLFDRATDAVQLSLLDLLSQEDSSVEQVHNSWDKAVEREKISRTRFAQRAIKPEQVQQELVDSDRILGAEEDVERFVKLACDRMNISFTKKKQGWSLPEIPSFLKLSLGDKPRLLTFTTPAPFGVEYIGRNHPLVEGLASYILEEALSNTKEPIAARCGFTVTDAVQKRTTLLLVRLRHLLDSRRGVEIRDKPGTACAKSDAAKQPLRERTSMLAEECAVIGFTDSPSNPTWLSQEEARLLLEQAIPVSDINKASKQREIAELLEELEELQPGLEQFAQQRAQELLQSHRRVRAITKEGQVRVTPQLPMDILGVYVLQPG